Genomic window (Centroberyx gerrardi isolate f3 chromosome 9, fCenGer3.hap1.cur.20231027, whole genome shotgun sequence):
TATTCTCTTTCCCATCAGCCACAGTAGACAGGCCTTCTCTCAGTACAGCTTTCTACTGGAGCCAGAGACAACAGActgagttctctctctctctctctctctctctctctctctcccaagttttcatctttccctctctccttcatccccctttctttctttctcctagcatgcatttgttttattgCCTTCCCCATTTTCCCTCATGCaatatctttctgttctctccccccccccccccccactcctttCTTGTACTTTTCTTCACTTCTCCCCTTTCATTGGTGCCTCCCCTGCTTTTGGCctgtctctcctttttctctctgcctcatttCCTCTGTGCTCTCCAACGGTTCTTTAGGGCCTTTCCCCGcatacagtctctctctttcttttcctaaCTCCTTCCGTCACACCTTATCCCTCTTTCCCTAACTCCTTCCCCCTATAGATCCACACTTGGACCATCTGGGTACTTGTGGAGCACAGCTAATTCACTTTTGATGCTGTCAATTTCTTCTTTTGTCTTACATGTTTATTCTTACCATTGTGCAGTGTGTTGACAGTGGATACAGGCAATCAACAAGGTAAAAATCCACATGGCTAGCATTAtggcaaatacaaaaaaaaagatttgttcaCCATTGCACTGATGGAAATCTATGAGCGGGGGATGAGTGTGTGCCCTGGTAGAGTATTTTTTCCTGCTTAACCCTGCCCCTTTGTGTGGATCTACTCCTTCATAATACTTCTCTCTCATCCTATCCTTCTCGCTCACCCTATCCCTCCTTCTTGACCAACCAACTGTTCCCTTACCCGTCCAGTCTCCATCTCCAATACCGATCTCACGTCTCTCAAGTTCCTCCTCTCAGCCAATACCAAGTCTCAGCCATGCAATAGTTTTTGCAACTTGTCAAACCTTTCACCACAGGCCTCTCTTGCATGGCTGCAATGCTCTCAGCGATTAAAAGACAATTGCATTCAAGGGAGTGTAGTGCGTGTGTGGGTTCTTGCATGTGTGAACAGTATTATGTTGGACCTTATTCTGTAATATCAATAACCGCGATCTGTCTCTTCTCCAGGAGGCAGCCCCCAGGTATCCCCTCTGTAAAACCCCACTGATGGCTGCCCTTTCTGCTCAGAACTCCATTACCCATCTGCCCCAGTGATCACCCCAGCTGCAGCTGACTGCTACCCAGAGGGGCCGCTGAGCTGCATGATGTGTAATCCAGCTGCAGCACTGTATGCTGggctcctctctgcctcctcaggGGAGCCGCTGTCTGCAGAACTCACTCAGTCTTCTGCCTGTTTTGTACATAATGTCATTGTTCATAAATGCTGGAATGTGCCTGGCTATCTGCCGAATTGTCTCAAGTGCCTGAACTTTGTGTAAATAAAAATGCCAGTTTTGAGTAATTCTATATGGAGAGAATATACACAATTTCTACTGTTTTTGAATAAACaggggttttattttttaaacatgtatCCTCTTTATTTGAAGGCTTCAGATGAAAGAAAGATTGTTTGCTATGGCAATCATCCATTAAATCGCTCTATTATGGAagttttctttatatattttttccacttaGCTGTgagtttaacctttattttactgTGCAGCCCATAACATTGGTGTAtatcagtggttcccaaactgggatCCAGGGACTCCAAGGGACCTTCAAGGggttccccagcaaaatgaggattaGTTCAATCGTGATTCATTAAAAGTTAGCACAGTAAGAGAGTGTGTAAATATTAATattctgatcagaggtttcacttaCTCCATTGTTATCTGCCCTCCAATGGTAGAGACGACAACAATCTTATGTAGCCTGCTGGGTGTCCATCGGACAACCTTTATAAAGGTTTAATGGGAGTCTGTGGTATAAAGCCTTTGCTTGACACGAAAATGTTCGGGAACCCCAGTGTGCATCTAGTCTGACTGTGACCCTGTAAAGAGCAATGTGTCACTTGTTGTGACGCGCTAACATTACGACAGCAGCTTCTTGTATCTGGAAGCTGTCTGGTTCCGACGGGGGCGAGGCTGAAGCGGAGAGACGGCTCGATTGAACTTCGTTAAAGTCGAGTTTAATCAACCAACACCATGGCGACTCCAGCCCGCACACAACCAGCTGCGAAGCGCACTGCCACTGTTAGCACCAAGCCGGGGAAAGGAGAGGTGAAGGTAGGACATCTAGCGTCCGCTGCTCACTACTTCAGAGCAGGTTTgatgccttcaggtgctcctcgtaagctcctGCTTCCGAGATTGGCAGTTTTACATAGGACTTGTCCTGCATTCAAATGCTTTTGGtcggaaataataacaaaaatggaCTCTGAACAAAATAACTTTTTGTAGACAAGGCATCCATTCGCTTTCCCCCTGGACGCAACACCTCGGAAACTCGGGTATCATAGAAAATCCCGACTTTGCCGTATTTTCTGGCCCGTTCATCTACGCACCAATCGTAACAAGTGAAGGCAGCATTAAAGTTATAGACAGAGTGAACTTCGTTTtaacaatgataataaaaatggaGGCTACAATATCGTGATGGTCATGTCATATTGTAGTCTAGGTTAAAGGACCTAACCCTGGTAATCTATCTAACCATAATCTAACCATATTCGGTTAATGAAAAAACTTACACAAAATatggatttttgttttattgcaaaaCCCCATTGAATCTTACATTATACTAGgttgatattttatttcaatatatatTTTGCAGTGGAATTAGAGCCCTTGTTCATTATGAAGCCAACATGGTAAaacatccattcatccatccatccatacacaACATCCAACCAGAGCATATTCAGTAGGTTTGGAAAGCATTACACATTAGTTGACCTTCCATACAAATTCTGAGGTTAACACCTTTAAAGATTGAGTTAAGTTTATAGCAGCAGCTTTAACTTTAAAAAATCATAATATTCTCTGCAGAGAATACTAATGGTCATGGCTGTCCGACTAGGTGTGGGCCAGTGATGGACTAGTTGGCGTTTGTCTGTTAGGATGTACAGCACCGACATAATACTGTAGGCCGACAGTAAATTGATCCATATAAAGTCCTCAGTTTGCCTACACCTTTGATATCAACGTGGGCAGAGACAGCTTGTGCTCTTCCGGACACCTCATCCTGTCCGCTAGTGAAGGAAGTGGCCGAGGTCCTCGCGAATCTCAGCCTCATCCCAGGGTCCGTGGATGTTGTCCTTGTGTCTCTGCAGCCTGAccagcagcagggggcagagcAGGGTGACGCTCCCTAGGGCCAGGGCCAAGAGCACGGCCCCCCCCGGCCACTGGGACCCCAGACCCCCCACTCCTCcgacacacactcccacacacaccccggCAAAGTGGTTCGGGGCGTTCTCCCTGATCCTCTGCAGCAGGCAGGGCCACAGGGCGAACACCTGCAGGGCGCAGCTGAGCATGGCGAAGGTGTGCAGAGCGCCGGGTAACCTGGAGgccaaacacacagaggcaaacagGGCGGCGTTGAGGGACAGGCTGCCCGGGGGCGAGGGCTGGGCGTAGGGGAATGACACAAGGTGGGCCAGCAGCATCACGGCCGACATGGCGTACACCGTGTCTGTGCTCACAGACTCAGTTAGTGTCTTTAGAACCGGAGAGAAGCCAAAGGtgaaggaaaggaagatggCGGCGCTCTGTAGGTCCGCCAGACGCGTCCGGGGCTCGCAGCCCGATTCCACCTGGGACCTCAAGGCTTGGTACAGTCCGTAGCCCAGCAGGGCGCTGAGCAGGCTGCTCCACAGCAGGACCTCCGCGGACAGCAGACCCTGTGGGAGAACAGAGAAATTAATATTCATGGCCCAAAGAGCACGCCAGAAAGACACAGGCTTCTTTCATGTCttgaatgaaaataatttaaGAAGAATCCCTTCCCTATGAGTGACTAGATTAAAGGTCTATTTAGAGATCCAGCACCTTTAATGGAAACGAGTCCATAGAGCACCAAGCACACAGCCCGCTCTACAGAGAACCGTGGGGTGAAGAAGTGGTACACCAACTTCACTGGCCGTACCTGCTCCATGTAGAGCCAGAGGGCAATGAAGATGGCCACACAGGACAGCTGCTGTCCCACCAAGACTGCCTCTTTCACCACGGCCCAGTAGCGGTACTGTCGGATGCCCTCATTCCTCCGCAGCTCCTCCAGGAACCGCTGGTCCACATAGTTATCAGGGAACGGCTGGTGCTCCCACAGAACCTTCTGCCAGGGCACAGCCGGGCCCGGGGAGCTGTCAGGCCCCATCACCtttatatcacacacacacacacacacacacacaggcagatgtTAGACAGAATCAGGGGAGGAAACCTTTTCATCCCCTGCTCAAAGTAGCTGGTGGATTTGAAAATTCAACTTTCACCTTCATTATTGTACCAGACAAATTGCTTTCTTGAACTTAAATAACCAGCCTCTGGTTATTTACCTGCTAAAATGTCTGGTAGAGTAGCCAAGCTTATCAGGCTCAGCTAAAGATGActagcatttggctggtggcttaGCAAGTGTTTATGTCCCACCCTGGACTAATACAGTGCTGTCGAAGGTATATTACACCAAGAGTTGTTTATAATCAAGCTAAATCTGATCATTTGTGATGTACAGTTTACTTGGAATACGGATACCCCATCCCACCCCATACAACAATCCTCATTTAGCTACTAATGCTACATTCGTTAGCTCGATACTTGTTTCGCTAGCTAGATTGTTATGTGAGCTTTGTGTCATCTCAAGTATTTCTTGGATTAAGGATTGTGAACACTCCCTCAACCGTGTCATATGAAAGCTTAAATCATGGTTATATGTTGGTGAACGAAGACACAGATAATCTCAATTTTCTGACCGGTTGACCGGTGCTGCTAGAAGTTGACAGGAGCTGTCGGTGCTTCCGCGTTTGATGCGACattaaaatcaaacaaaccatgtATCAAAGACGAATAAACATTACACAACCCGCTAAAGTATCACCATAAATGTCAGGAGGTTTTAATCTACCTGAGATAGGGTTTTGTCGGGCGTCGTCGCTACCGTCTCATCGTTTCATTAACCCGGAAGTGTGGCACAGTAAGCACTTGGCAACAAATTAGagcacagcgccccctgctgggctCTTCAATAACAGGGCAGCTGTCAAACGCTCAAATGCAACTATCTCAAATTAAAATAGGTCACTTCATCttcattaattaataaatgtGTCCCTGGCCAGGTGTCTGTGGTGAACATATGTGGTCCCTACTCTGCTGACATCATGGGACAGATCCACCAGCAGACCGCCATGCCTGCCAGAAGGTAACCTCTCCTGACAGTTGTCATAAACATATTTCAACATTAGACTCATTTACATATCAGTGATGGTTCCTGGTTGACAGGGATATCCACCAACAACAATAACCTCTGATTCTCTGTTCTATAGCCGCTGTAAGCCACGGCCGCGTGTCTCTCATCTGATGCATCTGGAACCGGCACCAGCAGCCAATAAGCCGCTCATATCCAGCAGGGAGGCCAGCAAGGTGCCAGAGGAACCACAAACACCAACCACCATGTTAAATACTCCCAGTGCAAAAAGAGTTGGAAGTGGAATTATCGTGCAATATACCAATTCCACAGaatgataaataatgaatatttacATGGAATATGGGTTATAATTTCTGAGAGACAGTTTCACCCCTAGCCTTTTTTTCCACAccaaattgctgtttttttgttattttatgcCTTGATGACAGTATTGACAGTTTATCTCTGACCATAGTTGCAGATAGGGACGTGTCTTAACAAAGATGGGGTTTCCAGAAGGGCTGGACAGTCCAAACAGCCTCTGACTGGCAAGTAAGTATCATGAATCATGACAAAAGAGAAAGCCACCTCCCAGATACTGGAGAATTCTGTAGTGTATTTCTGCAAGGAGTGATGGAGGATGCAAGATGATGAGTGAAACCAACAACCTCCTTATAAAACATACtccttcctttcatctttcCTAGGCTGCGTCCACTATGCGTATCAGGGGCTTCTGTTCCAACACTAAATCAGTGTCTGGGCATCCAACCTCAGCACAAGCGGATCCAGAAGACGCCAGATGGCCCGCCCCCTCTATGATTCAGCCACTGCTATTCTCACTGAGTTGCTGTATGCTTGAAAAGGCTGTGCTTTTCCATAAGGTATGTGCACAACTCTTTTATATGTTGTCATCATGCAGCTGCTACACATATGTGACAAAAATAGATTAGCCTTTTGTCTGTTCAAGGAAGGGTGTGGAAATAATTTTGGTTTGTGAATAAGTACAGTATTTCTGTTCTCCAGCAtcagacacacagcaggacaCAGATGTGACAAAAAGGTATGATTGTTTaatttacacacatttacaactACAGAACATAAGTTGAATAAATATCCCAGAATGTCTCATTCCCTCTCCCACCACTGATCCATCAGGCTagtaaaagttatttttcaaagACAGCTTGGCTATTGGCTCAAAACCTTTTAACAAAACTCCTACTCACTGACTTTAGAAATACAAGActctttattatttatgcaGAAGAGAACTGTAAACCTCTTTACAATAGAACAGAAACCTCTGTTTTAACTGtagataaaactttatttttaattaatccAACACTTATAAGACTTACAGTATGTCAACATACAGTACTTGAACTCAACACCGGataaaacagagacacagagtggGCAGGGGAAGACAGGATGGTAAAAGACACTTTTCATAACTCAGGCAGGGACGACCATTCCTGACCGTCAGTCTTGTGGAGATCCTGTGTGTTATTGCAAGGACCCACGGAAGTcagtataatatatatatatatatatgtcaaaactgtacttaaaaaataatagaCTGCTCAAGGTTTCTTCTTACAGCACTTTCACTTCACATGGTTCTTTATATTCTGAAGGCATGAACATATGATCTTTGTTTTACAGCAACGGGCAATTCAACATCCCATCACAAGATGGCGACATGGAGCTTCCAGCTGGGGTAGAGAGTGACCAGGAGTCATCTGTGGAGCtcaataatcataataaaaaccCCCCCAACACCTATCATCACAGGCCAGGGTAGTGCGTTAATACTATACAAGAAACAATAAGATAAAAACCTCTAGAACAGTGTTCCTTAACCTACATATGTCAACAAGTAGTGGACCCGTTTCTGGCGGTTCCCCATAATACAAAAATCACATTGTCATTAGACTGGATTCCAGGATGagaacaaaatacacaaatttGGGGCTTGGGGCCCAGGCTAATAAACTTTAGGTACATATGCTCTATGAATAAGAGggcatgaaaaataaataaccaAAAATAGATTGTTCTGACAGCCAAGAGCTGGGCCAGTGCATTGAGCAGTTATTAAAGTGTTGTCGTTGTCTGATAAAGTCTGAATATCATACAAGCATTTAGAAGAATGCTGAGGCAGCCAAGGCAATGAATGGGTCACGCGATTTGGTCTGAACAATGCTCCCATGCAGTAGTGGTGATGACCTTCCAGGTGTCAGTAAGATAGAAATAGACTTCTGTCactagagagacaggcaggctcAACATCTTCAACAGGCAAGGTGGCTGTAACCAGACACTCCTGTCTGCGAGGCTGCGGCTGGACAGGGGAAGGGAGCGGAGCCGCCTGCCGTTCAGGCCGGGAGCCCATGAGTCATGGCAGAGGAGAACAGGGCAGTAGTCATTAAGATTTGGAGATGGCACATTTCCCTTTCCCCTACTCCACTTTCCCTTGGGTGCCAAAGAGCAGCATTAGCAGCATGGCCCTGTCTGAACACCTGACTTGTCTGTGTATTGGCATGGAAGGGAGAGTGTGACTGATTTGCTACCTACAACAGAAATGTTCCTGGAAATGAGAGAGACATTTAAAAAGGCCACACAGATTGGCAAAAGGCTGGCAGCTAAGTACAAACCACTAAGGCATCTCAGTAACACACAAAGGTAAAGTTTTTGACAACACAGCTCGTATGGGAAGACATGACGTTCCGACAGAGCGGTCACACCTCCCACCTCTGTTGGGGAGAAATACATCAACTTCTTCAAACAGATTCCGTTTCTTCATCTAGTTCAGCTTAACGctcaaataaaaacatgtcCAAAGAAAAAAGGACATTTTGCATGATAAGGCCACTGGCCTGTTGTTACCTTAGGCTCTGTTAGAAAAATACTCACACCATAAACTTGCTTCTTATGTCACTTTCTGTGAGGAATTACAGCAGCTAGGGAGGTctataaaataatatacaagattgaaagagagacagaaagactcTCTTTCTATGTAGCAAAGGAGACTGAGGTTGAAAAGTAGAGGAGGTGACAGATGTAAGTTCCTGTTCCAAAGCGGAGACTCCCACAGTCCCTCCAACACCAGTGGACTGAAAGACCAGACAAACAATTGTGGGTAGTTTGTACTTAATATCTGAATGTCTCTGCATGTAAAAAAAGAGACATTCAGAAAAAGAATGTCCAAatttgtcagtgtgtctgtgcatgtgtgtgtgtgtgtgtgtgtatgacatcCTGTGTTAAGAGTCACAAGCCAAGAGCCCCAGCTCAGTTGAAACAATCCCAAAAAATATTTGTGGGCTAGTGCTAgttagtttctctctctttctgtctcctccacttGGGGTTATGTGCGTACTTTCTTTTTGTCATCAAATAGCGAGCGGACTAGGTAGACCTGAACCGCCGACACCAACACCATGACAATCAGATTGGTGAAGGACCACATGTTCACCCGGTCAAAGTTGCTCTCCTGGAGGTTGCGGTCGCGCGCCTCGAATGCCCGCAGCACCGTCTGGATCTGCACGCTCTTGCCCAGCCGAGCCTTCACGCTGTTGATGGtgtcctggaggaggagagcaggcagACGGGTCAAAGCAAGTCAATGTGAGAACACAACCAAGATAACATCGTCCCTCTTCCTCGTACCTGACGCTAAACTAACCAGCAGCGTAAACAACACAGCGGAGTCCAGATGAGAAGGGAGTAAAGTCTCTCTAGGGGCAGCTCCGGGCTCGTAAACAAAGCAGCTCAATCAGGTGTGTTCCCTCTTCCATGAGAAAACATCCTCCACAGCTGGAGGTTACACTTCCTGTCCCGTACTGAGAGACGCTTCCAGCCCGGGGCCTGGGGATGTGACTTCTGGCACAAATAAACGCTTTTACTGGTGAAGGGGCGTTGCAGGCTGCTGTGGTGCAAGCTGCTCTCAGACGGGTGAGAGTTCATGACATTCTCTATTCTTGTGACACTCTCCTTGTgactttgcctgtttgtggGCGTTTGCATGCTACTGTGTTGGCAGCCTGTTTGCTGGGTCACTTTGCCACCCCCTGTGTCAACCTGTGAGCGTACGTGCCAAAGTGACAAACATCTCAATGGCAGACAACAGAGGGACAAAGTCGAAAACACTCAGAGAGAGGCCTCCTGACAGCGGGGACACATGAAATACTTTGAACAGTTTCTCTCCAATGCCATTCATGCTCAAAAGACCCCTTAAATAGAACCTATTAATCATTAGCTCTTCAGTGTAGTTGCATGTCAAATTCCCTCCTTTCTGCCTTAACATGGCATGCAGTCTATCTTAAACTGGCTGTCTCCTCACCATGATGTCCTCCAGCTTCATGTCCAGCATGTCTGTTCCATGGACGTACTCCTTCCAGTCCTCCGGCTCTTCTGCCTCCGAATCCATGTTGTCCAGGATCAGCTCAAAGAAGATGATCTTCTCCGAGACGGCGCTGAACGTGTTGTCGAAGCAGAACATGTAGTCTCCGTCCTCGGTTTCAACACTGGAGAAAAGCACAGGGAGAGGTTGAGCTCGTGCATGCAGCTGTGTGTGATATCACATACGTGGTGTCTCTGAGATCACACGTGTGACTTACGTGTGCACTCCGTCTGATTTCCGGTAGTCGCTGAACAGTACATggccagagggagaggagatgtgGAAGTCTACATCCAGACCCGCGCCATCCAATACCTGTGGACAGTGGaggacgcacgcacacacacacacacaaatgaaaggGACAAGGAATGCAAGAGGCATGAGAAAATGGAGTGATATTAATAAAGGATTGCAACAGTCCTTCAGTTTCAACAGAGTTCGTCTCGGGTTGACATTCATTTCTCTTGAGTTTGTAGAAGCAATTCATTACTGTAATTTATTTCAATACATCAAAAATGAAGAATGCTATGTCTAGGGCTATGGACTAAGTTGTCATATGAAGGTTTTCCTCATTCTCCAATGGAAGCGATAAGCCTGGATAACTTGTCCTCCATGATAGACACTACAATAGATAGGTATAACATACAAGATGCTTGGGATGTCTAGTAAAAGCCAATGACAACTCCCTGACACGGCTTATTTTAACATACCAGAAAAGGCTGTGAGCTACATTCTGACTGGCGAAACTGGTTCCCAACAACAATGAAAATCAAGGAGGAGCAGGCAATATAATCTGCTTGCTCCCTGACATAATGTGGCACAGGTGAGTTACTTTTACATAACGGTGTATTACTGCAATTTGTTTGCCTGAAATAAACCACAACACGCGACAAATCATCACCAATAATCTGAATAAAAACAGGGATAATCAAGTTTCATAAATGCATGTCAGTGCTGGCTCGCGCTGAAAGGCTTTGACTGAACTGGCTGAGAGACGTTGACAGTCAAGAGTTGGTATCGGTTTGCTCAGCTACACATTCACATGGGAATATCCTAAGTGTGTGAGCTTTTATTACCTGATATTCAATCTCCAGCGATGCGTCTTTCTTCATGGTCTGGTAGAAACACTCCTTTCGACCGGCGGGTAAAGTGAATGTGAAGTCGCTGTCCAGGGACTGGGAGAAGGCGGCCAACACCGCAGCCCTCTCCGGCAGGGCGACGAACACGGACagcacacacaggaacaccCGGACCAGCTCCATGGCCCACGCTGCGTATCTCCGGCACCTGGGAGGAAAAGtccaaaacagacaaaagggTATTTGCGAGCCACTCTTCTGTTAGCTGGGGTGAAGCTATGTTCGTCCAAACTTCACTTCTAGGAGAGTGGAAAAGACTGTCGGACTGCCAGGACCCCGCCGGTACACAACATCAAATCTTCTGCATCAACTATGGCAAACAATATAGGATTCATTTActattcaatttcaaattgtatAATATTTAGATTTGGGACAGTTTAGATATCGTATAAGAAGTTTAAAAAGACACAAATTAAGGCAAATTTTAGAGGGTTCTTTTCGAGTTGCACTGTGGGTAATGAAGTTCTATTTTCTCACATGCCAAAGGGataaatattcatttttttcatgtatAGAAGGACGTAATAAAGCCTGGCTGAATAATTTTAAACAAATATTAGGCTATTAACCGTGCATTGACATTATAAACGTGTAGGGGTTGGGCAAgagatgtgtgtatttatgaTGGATAGGCTATGGGTATTTTGAAGTGGTATTTTGAAGTGAAACACTTTTTTAACGACTGATGGAATTCCTGCAAATGAGTCAATGCCCCATTAACtcagtaaaaaatatatttagccTTGAGCTTTGATGAGAtgactgtttttttgtattttcatgaaTGACCATGATTCAAGGTGTTATTGCAATGTTAAACCAAAAAGTACACAATGTACACATTGCTTCAACCCCTGACACCTCGAGTGATTTGGACTGACACTTACGTGCCTCGACAAAAAAGTATCGACAGTAGTCATTCCTACTGCAACGTTTGACATCAGCCGATTGTGCAATAATTGTTAATATTGCAGGCTTTAAAGCTGTAATTTGCTTATCAAGAAAATAGGTGACGCGTCCGATGCCAGCAGCCTTCCCAGTAGGGGTAAATGGGCGGGGCTTTATCCAAACATGTCACGGATCCTGGTTGCCAAGTCTCTGTATGATTGGTCGACAACTGTACAGGCCTGATCCTATTGGTTGGAGGTGAAGCAGTGGTTGAGCTTGCCGAGAGCTAGCCATCCGTCAACAGCAGTAGCGACCAAGCTAGAAAAGAGGCGGAGGGTTGTCCGCACAATGAAAATTAGTACACCTCAAGTATAGGTTTTTAGCCAGCCAAGACGGCCGTTTGTTAATTAACACAGGCCGTCAGCTGATAAAGAGCTTGTGTTCGGTTTATTGTGTAGCCGTGAGAGATTAGAAAAATCCCCCAAAGAGCGAGGATGTTGGTCCCCGCGGGAAGATAATGAAGAGGTTGCGCGTTTTGTTGGTGTGCCTCATTGTAGCTCTCCTGTGCTGGTAAGCTTAGCCcacatctccatctccattcaCATTACTGATGACATGTCAGACTAATGACAATTATAAAAATAGATAGAACacggtttattattattattatgctgtcTGTCATCTCGTTTTGTCTCCCATCTTTTTTCACat
Coding sequences:
- the pigc gene encoding phosphatidylinositol N-acetylglucosaminyltransferase subunit C; translation: MGPDSSPGPAVPWQKVLWEHQPFPDNYVDQRFLEELRRNEGIRQYRYWAVVKEAVLVGQQLSCVAIFIALWLYMEQGLLSAEVLLWSSLLSALLGYGLYQALRSQVESGCEPRTRLADLQSAAIFLSFTFGFSPVLKTLTESVSTDTVYAMSAVMLLAHLVSFPYAQPSPPGSLSLNAALFASVCLASRLPGALHTFAMLSCALQVFALWPCLLQRIRENAPNHFAGVCVGVCVGGVGGLGSQWPGGAVLLALALGSVTLLCPLLLVRLQRHKDNIHGPWDEAEIREDLGHFLH
- the tmed5 gene encoding transmembrane emp24 domain-containing protein 5 — encoded protein: MELVRVFLCVLSVFVALPERAAVLAAFSQSLDSDFTFTLPAGRKECFYQTMKKDASLEIEYQVLDGAGLDVDFHISSPSGHVLFSDYRKSDGVHTVETEDGDYMFCFDNTFSAVSEKIIFFELILDNMDSEAEEPEDWKEYVHGTDMLDMKLEDIMDTINSVKARLGKSVQIQTVLRAFEARDRNLQESNFDRVNMWSFTNLIVMVLVSAVQVYLVRSLFDDKKKVRT